The following proteins are co-located in the Ensifer sp. WSM1721 genome:
- the rnd gene encoding ribonuclease D — MIQTTADLEATCEKLARSSYITIDTEFLRETTFWPELCLIQMASPDMAVIVDPMAPGIDLAPFFALMADPNVLKVFHAARQDIEIIHHLGDLIPHPLFDTQVAAMVCGFGDSVSYDQLVNRIKNEQIDKSSRFTDWSRRPLTDKQLDYALADVTHLRDIYQYLTKELEREGRSSWLAEEMAILESRETYDLHPDNAWQRLKMRVRKPVELAVLQKVAAWREREARTRNVPRGRILKDDAIYEIAQQQPKDAEALGRLRTIPKGWERSGAGTAVVEAVGEALSIPKTELPRLPRQNHTPEGAAAAGELLKVLLKLISEKEGVAAKIIASSDDLDRIAAEGEKADVAALKGWRRELFGEPALKLINGEVALRFVGKKVEAIEIPG; from the coding sequence ATGATTCAAACGACAGCAGATCTGGAGGCCACCTGCGAAAAGCTGGCCCGCTCAAGCTATATTACGATCGACACAGAATTCCTGCGTGAAACCACGTTCTGGCCGGAACTGTGCCTGATCCAGATGGCGAGCCCCGATATGGCCGTCATCGTGGACCCGATGGCGCCGGGGATCGACCTTGCGCCGTTCTTCGCTCTCATGGCCGATCCGAATGTCCTCAAGGTGTTTCATGCCGCCCGCCAGGACATCGAGATCATCCATCATCTCGGCGATCTCATTCCGCATCCCCTCTTCGACACGCAGGTGGCGGCGATGGTCTGCGGCTTCGGCGACAGCGTTTCCTATGACCAGCTCGTCAACCGCATCAAGAACGAGCAGATCGACAAGTCGTCGCGCTTCACCGACTGGAGCCGCAGGCCGCTGACGGACAAGCAGCTCGACTATGCGCTCGCCGACGTGACGCATCTAAGGGACATCTACCAGTACCTGACCAAGGAACTGGAACGCGAGGGGCGCTCCTCCTGGCTTGCCGAGGAAATGGCGATCCTTGAAAGCCGGGAGACCTACGACCTGCATCCCGACAATGCCTGGCAGCGGCTGAAAATGCGCGTGAGAAAGCCTGTCGAGCTTGCGGTGCTGCAGAAGGTGGCTGCCTGGCGCGAGCGGGAGGCGCGCACGCGCAACGTGCCGCGCGGCCGAATTCTCAAGGACGATGCGATCTACGAAATCGCCCAGCAGCAGCCGAAAGACGCCGAAGCCCTCGGGCGCCTCAGAACCATCCCCAAGGGTTGGGAGCGCTCCGGCGCGGGCACCGCGGTGGTCGAGGCCGTCGGCGAGGCTCTGTCGATCCCGAAAACCGAACTGCCGCGTCTGCCGCGCCAGAATCATACTCCGGAGGGTGCTGCGGCGGCGGGGGAATTGCTGAAGGTCCTGTTGAAGCTCATCTCCGAAAAGGAAGGCGTCGCGGCCAAGATCATCGCCAGCAGCGACGATCTCGACCGAATCGCCGCCGAAGGCGAGAAGGCCGATGTCGCCGCCCTCAAGGGCTGGCGCCGTGAACTTTTCGGCGAGCCGGCGCTGAAGCTCATCAACGGAGAGGTGGCGCTGCGCTTCGTCGGCAAGAAGGTCGAGGCGATCGAAATCCCCGGTTGA